GCCCCTTCATGACATTGTGGTTTTTGTCATTCCCAAATTGTATGCATCTCCCTGAAAACGACACCGGGAACGGTCGGGGCGGTTCGGAGTAGTTATGTCTTTTGATTCCCTGGGTTTAAATCCTGATATTCTGCGCGCCATTGCTGAGCAGGGTTACCGTGAACCTACCCCTATTCAGCAACAGGCGATCCCTGCCGTGCTGGAAGGTCGCGACCTGATGGCGAGTGCGCAGACCGGTACCGGTAAAACGGCGGGCTTTACGCTGCCGCTGTTACAGCACCTTATTACCAAACAGCCGCATGGCAAAGGGCGTCGCCCGGTGCGTGCGCTGATCCTGACGCCAACGCGTGAGCTGGCGGCGCAGATTGGTGAAAACGTCCGTGATTACAGCAAGTATCTGAACATTCGCTCGCTGGTGGTTTTTGGCGGCGTGAGTATTAACCCGCAGATGATGAAACTGCGCGGTGGCGTCGATGTGTTGGTGGCAACGCCGGGCCGCTTGCTGGACCTGGAACACCAGAACGCGGTGAAGCTGGACCAGATTGAGATTCTGGTGCTGGATGAAGCGGACCGTATGCTGGATATGGGCTTTATTCACGATATTCGCCGCGTGTTAGCGAAACTGCCGGCGAAGCGTCAGAACCTGCTGTTTTCCGCGACGTTCTCTGATGAGATCAAAGCGCTGGCTGAAAAGCTGTTGCATAACCCGCTGGAAATTGAAGTGGCGCGTCGCAACACGGCGTCTGAGCAGGTGACGCAGCACGTCCATTTTGTCGATAAGAAACGCAAGCGCG
The sequence above is drawn from the Citrobacter amalonaticus genome and encodes:
- the rhlE gene encoding ATP-dependent RNA helicase RhlE; the protein is MSFDSLGLNPDILRAIAEQGYREPTPIQQQAIPAVLEGRDLMASAQTGTGKTAGFTLPLLQHLITKQPHGKGRRPVRALILTPTRELAAQIGENVRDYSKYLNIRSLVVFGGVSINPQMMKLRGGVDVLVATPGRLLDLEHQNAVKLDQIEILVLDEADRMLDMGFIHDIRRVLAKLPAKRQNLLFSATFSDEIKALAEKLLHNPLEIEVARRNTASEQVTQHVHFVDKKRKRELLSQMIGQGNWQQVLVFTRTKHGANHLAEQLNKDGIRSAAIHGNKSQGARTRALADFKSGDIRVLVATDIAARGLDIEELPHVVNYELPNVPEDYVHRIGRTGRAAATGEALSLVCVDEHKLLRDIEKLLKKEIPRITTPGYEPDPSIKAEPIQNGRQQRSGGGGRGRGQGQGQGAGRAQQPRRQDGGASKGKPRGAEGKPAGEKPRPPRRPRRITPVQ